From Gordonia crocea, the proteins below share one genomic window:
- a CDS encoding AAA family ATPase: MGQALDYLDHRGEMDDEVIVIDDFERYLDIGVFARKVALASGEFGARFLLVVDERHTFRFNEVSAELADAAHIVTVDQLPADELPDIVAHAVAPLARATRVDIDREVITAALAPADASEPRRHPGLAIRRIDEAIGRARLEGTRTLRADHLALPKVERPQGANALARRLARRVRGQDEAIATVARFVGPALAGLKDQPGAPHATLMFAGPTGVGKTELAKELAAAAYGSSDALIALDMSEYADAQDGLAKLIGHHRSWKNSSTEGLLTTRVIERPRSVVLLDEFEKSHPMVWQTFLQVFDEGRLTDGWGQTASFSEAIIILTSNLGARDGASRGAGFGATGGFRADKQLAAIAERFPPELRNRITAIVPFVPLDLDAIVEICEAELARAAERFGSAGWRIDYDDDVVRRLAEAGFDPALGARHIKRNIRGELLPLLADASTRDVRVVAGVDGLSLECAA, translated from the coding sequence ATGGGCCAGGCGCTCGACTACCTCGACCATCGGGGTGAGATGGACGACGAGGTCATCGTGATCGACGACTTCGAGCGATACCTCGACATCGGAGTGTTTGCCAGGAAGGTGGCGCTGGCGAGCGGGGAATTCGGGGCGCGTTTCCTGCTCGTCGTCGACGAACGCCACACCTTCCGGTTCAACGAGGTCAGCGCCGAGCTGGCCGACGCCGCTCACATCGTCACCGTCGACCAGCTTCCCGCCGACGAGCTCCCGGACATCGTCGCCCACGCCGTCGCGCCCCTCGCCCGAGCGACCCGCGTCGACATCGACCGCGAGGTGATCACCGCGGCGTTGGCGCCGGCCGACGCGTCTGAGCCTCGACGGCACCCGGGCCTGGCGATCCGCCGGATCGACGAGGCGATCGGCCGAGCCCGGCTCGAAGGGACCCGCACGCTCCGGGCCGACCACCTCGCCCTGCCGAAAGTCGAGCGCCCCCAGGGCGCCAACGCGTTGGCCCGGCGGTTGGCGCGGCGGGTCCGGGGCCAGGATGAGGCGATCGCCACCGTTGCGAGGTTCGTCGGCCCGGCGCTGGCCGGCCTGAAGGACCAACCCGGCGCCCCACACGCGACGCTGATGTTTGCCGGCCCCACTGGGGTCGGGAAGACCGAGCTGGCCAAGGAGCTCGCCGCGGCGGCCTACGGGTCGTCGGACGCCCTCATCGCGCTGGACATGTCGGAGTACGCCGACGCGCAAGACGGATTGGCCAAGCTCATCGGCCATCATCGATCCTGGAAGAACAGCAGCACCGAAGGGTTGCTCACCACCAGGGTCATCGAACGGCCGCGCAGCGTCGTGTTGCTCGACGAGTTCGAGAAGTCACATCCGATGGTGTGGCAGACCTTCCTCCAGGTCTTCGACGAGGGTCGTCTGACCGACGGGTGGGGACAAACCGCGTCGTTCAGCGAGGCGATCATCATCCTCACCTCCAATCTCGGCGCTCGCGACGGCGCGAGCCGAGGCGCCGGATTCGGTGCCACCGGGGGCTTTCGCGCCGACAAACAGCTCGCCGCGATCGCCGAGCGGTTCCCGCCCGAACTGCGCAACCGGATCACGGCGATCGTCCCGTTCGTACCGCTGGATCTCGATGCCATCGTCGAGATCTGCGAAGCCGAACTCGCCCGCGCCGCAGAGCGGTTCGGGTCGGCCGGCTGGCGGATCGACTACGACGACGATGTGGTGCGGCGCCTGGCCGAGGCGGGCTTCGACCCGGCGCTCGGTGCGCGCCACATCAAGCGCAACATCCGGGGCGAGCTGCTACCGCTGCTCGCCGACGCGTCCACGCGCGACGTGCGGGTCGTCGCCGGCGTCGACGGCCTGTCGCTGGAGTGCGCGGCCTGA
- a CDS encoding DNA-processing protein DprA, whose amino-acid sequence MTDVLIATAAFRTPAKIRDGLSDPVALDRARAELSASAAEEISRRAEALVARGVGVLRCSQPGDFPAGLTVRGRPVVPYLYYRGDPQVLHRPSLAVSGSRDASAAARKAAAAVGALAATLRMPLVAGNARGVDTAAAEAAAGAGGTVILVAPEGILRVDGDRAEQTDGGPSVTLLSQFEPDTRWSAYNAMGRNRTICALGAVTVVVAAGEKGGSLDAGRTALSLGRPLVVMTYPDEMPAGNAMLIEDGGVAVASAAELRTEVERALGQPEQTTLL is encoded by the coding sequence GTGACAGACGTCCTGATTGCGACGGCGGCTTTCCGCACGCCGGCGAAGATCCGGGATGGCCTGTCCGACCCGGTCGCCCTGGATCGGGCCCGCGCCGAGTTGTCCGCGTCGGCGGCCGAGGAGATCTCCCGCCGTGCGGAGGCGCTCGTGGCGCGGGGCGTCGGCGTCCTGCGGTGTTCCCAACCGGGGGACTTTCCGGCCGGCCTGACGGTTCGCGGTCGTCCCGTCGTCCCCTACCTCTACTACCGTGGCGACCCGCAGGTGCTGCACCGGCCGTCCCTGGCGGTCAGCGGCTCACGGGATGCGTCGGCGGCGGCGCGCAAGGCCGCGGCGGCTGTGGGGGCGCTGGCCGCCACGCTGCGGATGCCCTTGGTGGCAGGCAACGCCCGCGGGGTCGACACGGCCGCGGCCGAGGCGGCCGCGGGCGCCGGCGGCACGGTGATCCTCGTGGCGCCGGAGGGGATCCTCCGGGTGGACGGCGACCGCGCGGAGCAGACAGACGGGGGCCCCTCGGTGACACTGCTGTCGCAGTTCGAGCCCGATACTCGGTGGAGTGCGTACAACGCAATGGGTCGCAACCGCACCATTTGCGCGCTCGGGGCCGTCACCGTCGTCGTCGCGGCAGGCGAGAAGGGCGGGTCGCTCGACGCGGGACGAACCGCGTTGAGCCTTGGCCGCCCGCTGGTGGTCATGACCTACCCCGACGAGATGCCGGCGGGCAACGCGATGCTGATCGAGGACGGCGGAGTGGCCGTCGCCTCCGCGGCCGAGTTGCGCACCGAGGTCGAACGCGCGTTGGGCCAGCCGGAACAGACCACCTTGCTCTAG
- the aqpZ gene encoding aquaporin Z: MSESLTRRGLAEVFGTFWLVFGGCGSAIFAAKQIARDTDHGLTFEVGIGYLGVALAFGLTVVTMAYAVGHISGGHFNPAVTLGAVIGGRLSARDLPVYWVSQVVGGLIAGTALWVIAKGQPGFTAEGNMAANGFGDHSPGKYGVGAVLLAEIILTGFFIIVILGSTDTRAPKGFGPLAIGLSLTLIHLISIPISNTSVNPARSTGVAFFNGDGAPGQLWLFWLAPLIGAAIGGVIYPLLFENGKLKIKTD; encoded by the coding sequence GTGTCCGAATCACTCACCCGCCGAGGGCTTGCCGAAGTGTTCGGCACCTTCTGGCTCGTCTTCGGCGGTTGTGGCTCCGCGATTTTCGCGGCCAAGCAGATCGCCCGCGACACCGATCATGGCTTGACCTTCGAAGTCGGCATCGGCTACCTCGGCGTCGCCCTGGCCTTCGGTCTCACCGTCGTCACCATGGCCTACGCGGTCGGGCACATCTCCGGCGGGCACTTCAACCCGGCGGTCACGCTGGGTGCGGTGATCGGCGGCCGGTTGTCGGCGCGCGACCTGCCGGTCTACTGGGTCTCCCAGGTGGTCGGCGGCCTGATCGCCGGTACGGCACTCTGGGTCATCGCGAAGGGGCAGCCCGGATTCACCGCCGAGGGCAACATGGCCGCCAACGGATTCGGGGATCACTCGCCGGGCAAGTACGGCGTCGGGGCGGTGCTGCTCGCCGAGATCATTCTGACCGGTTTCTTCATCATCGTGATCCTCGGCTCGACTGACACGCGTGCGCCGAAGGGCTTCGGTCCGCTGGCAATCGGCTTGTCGCTCACACTGATCCACCTCATCTCGATCCCGATCAGCAACACCTCGGTCAACCCGGCCCGCTCCACCGGTGTCGCCTTCTTCAACGGTGACGGTGCCCCCGGGCAACTGTGGTTGTTCTGGCTCGCGCCGCTCATCGGCGCGGCGATCGGCGGCGTGATCTACCCGCTGCTGTTCGAGAACGGCAAGCTCAAGATCAAGACCGACTGA
- a CDS encoding prephenate dehydrogenase, with amino-acid sequence MVTASTHPPVCVLGLGLIGGSLLRAVVRQGRRAFGYNRSEAGVAAARDDGFDADTDLAAVLARAADSDALIVIAVPVTTLDDLLPVIAATAPDCLLTDVVSVKGPVADAVARLHPTARYIGGHPMAGTSQSGWAATDPDLFNDAMWMVTTEDDTDPDDWRAVAELALDCGAQVVPAANDAHDRAVAAISHLPHLTANATAAVGAGESALALRLAAGSFRDGTRVAGTAPALQQAMLEANQIALLNTLSETIDRLVAARDALRDTGSVAVIVDDGHRARLAYEQVASAPAPAIADVDPGAPGWAQELRRQAHLGHTWQR; translated from the coding sequence ATGGTGACTGCTTCGACGCACCCCCCGGTTTGCGTACTCGGCCTCGGACTCATCGGGGGCTCGCTGCTGCGGGCGGTGGTGCGCCAGGGACGTCGGGCCTTCGGCTACAACCGCTCGGAAGCCGGGGTGGCGGCAGCCCGCGACGACGGGTTCGACGCCGACACCGACCTCGCCGCCGTCCTGGCTCGCGCCGCAGATTCCGACGCGCTGATCGTCATCGCCGTCCCGGTCACGACGCTCGACGACCTGCTGCCCGTGATCGCCGCGACAGCCCCCGACTGCCTGCTCACCGACGTCGTCAGCGTCAAGGGCCCGGTGGCCGACGCGGTGGCGCGCCTGCATCCGACGGCACGCTACATCGGCGGTCATCCGATGGCCGGTACCAGTCAATCCGGTTGGGCGGCAACCGATCCGGATCTGTTCAACGACGCGATGTGGATGGTCACCACCGAGGATGACACCGATCCCGACGATTGGCGCGCCGTGGCCGAGTTGGCCCTCGACTGCGGCGCCCAGGTCGTACCCGCCGCCAACGACGCCCACGACCGGGCGGTGGCCGCGATCTCACACCTGCCGCACCTGACCGCCAATGCCACGGCCGCGGTCGGCGCCGGCGAGAGCGCGCTGGCGCTGCGCCTGGCGGCGGGCAGCTTCCGCGACGGGACTCGCGTCGCCGGCACCGCCCCGGCGCTGCAGCAGGCCATGTTGGAGGCGAACCAGATCGCGCTCCTGAACACGTTGAGTGAGACGATCGACCGTCTCGTCGCCGCGCGAGACGCGTTGCGCGACACCGGTTCGGTCGCCGTCATCGTCGACGACGGCCACCGGGCTCGTCTCGCCTACGAGCAGGTGGCCTCGGCTCCCGCACCGGCCATCGCCGACGTCGATCCCGGCGCACCGGGGTGGGCTCAAGAGTTGCGCCGCCAGGCCCACCTCGGGCACACCTGGCAGCGCTGA